Within the Echinicola sp. 20G genome, the region TGTAAGAAGAATCTTTGCTCACTTAGGCTTCGAAGTAGTAGCCCTTGACAGGGTTACCTATGCAGGGTTAACCAAAAAAGACCTTTCAAGAGGGCAATGGAGATTCCTAACAGAAAAAGAAGTAATCAACTTGAAGTATTTCAAATAATACATTTCTCAAACAAACATATTGTTAAGCGCCTAGACTTCATCTAGGCACTTTTTTTATGCTCAAATTACAATAACATTTTTTTGCAGTTCTATTACACAAGTTTATTGAAGTGGATTCAAAAACTGAATCGCTCAATTCACAAACAACACTTATTGGTATAAAAACTACCTATTAACCAATCTCAACCCTAAAAATTGAATTAATCGGTTATTTTATAAAACTAAACAGGTATTTCTTTAGCAAAACAATCTCCATTAACTTCATTTCAGAACAATTCATATGTTCGGTTATTTAATTTACGGGGAAGCCGAAAACCACTTTTCATTAAGAGTAGGCATTACTTCAAAATCACAATACCATGGATTTACTTTCATTTTTATTGGAATTGCTACTTTCCCTTTTAGGCGGACTGTAACTTCAAACCTCTAATCGGTCGACCAATCCTTATCGGTCGAAAACGTACCAAAAGCTGCTTTCTAAAACAAAGCGGCTTTTTTTAGCTTTCAAACATTTTTGGATTTTCAAAAAAGAAAAACCTACGCTCTAGACAGGCATAAAAGTTGTTCAATAGATACTAATACAAAACCCAAGAAATCATGGAAAAGTTTGATGCGGTCATTATTGGAGCAGGTCAATCTGGTATGCCATTGGCCAAAAAAATAAGCCAAAAAGGACTTTCAGTAGCGCTTATAGAAAAAAGAGCAATCGGAGGCACCTGTATCAATGACGGTTGTTCTCCTACCAAAACCATGGTTCACTCCGCCAAAGTAGCACACTTAGTTTCCCGGGCAGAAGATTTTGGAATACGGATCGAGAACTATAAAATAAGTCAAAAAGGCGTCAAAAACCGGAAAAACCACATTGTGGAGCAGTTTAGAGGAGGAGCTGAAAAAGGACTCAAAAAAGCTGACAACATCAAAATCATCATGGGAAGTGCCCAGTTCAAAAGCAATCACATCTTAAGCATCAATACAGGTAAGGATGAATTTGAAATTTATGGAGATAAAATCCTTATCAACACCGGATCAGAACCCAGAATCCCAGAAATAAAAGGACTCATCAACTCCCCCTTCCTCACTAGCACAAGCATAATGGACCTAAACGAAACCCCAGAGCATCTGATCATTTTAGGAGGCGGCTATATTGGACTTGAGTTTGCACAGATGTTTAGTCGTTTTGGAAGCAAAGTGACCATTATAGACAAATCTGAAAGATTGGTTCCCAAAGAAGACAAAGATGTAAGCGAAGAGATCTGCGCTATATTTAACGAAGAAGGTATTTCCACGATATTCAATGCTGGAGTTAATGAAGTTACTTTTCGCGACAATTCATTTACACTATCTTATAAAAATTCGGAAAAAGAAGAAAAATTGAAAGGCACTCATCTGTTGATTGCAACTGGTAGAATTCCATCCACCAAAAATCTAGGACTGGAAAATGCCGGTATAAAAACAACTTCATCAGGACATGTCAAAGTAAACAACTATTTTGAAACCAACATATCCAACGTCTATGCCCTGGGAGATGTAGCAGGAAGTCCTCCCTTCACCCACATCGCCTATCATGATGCGCATTTGGCTTTCCAGCATATTTATGAAAAAACTAGTCATTCAAAAGAAGACCGCTTAGTTCCCTATTGCATCTTCATCGATCCCCAATTGGGCCGAATAGGGCTCAATGAAGCAGAAGCGATTGAAAAAGGGATCAAATATAAAACAGGAAAATTCTTAATGAAGCATGCTGGCAGAGCCTTAGAAGTAGATGAAACCAAAGGCTTTTTTAAGGTTTTGGTAGACCCAGAAACAAAACAAATCATCGGAGCCACCATTTTAAGTATGGATGGTGGAGAAATCCTAGCAGTTTTACAAATGGCTATGCTTGGTAATATTACTTATGACACCATTGCTACTTTACCCATTGCCCACCCAACATTGGCGGAAAGCTTAAACAACCTCATGATGCAAATAGAAAAATAAAGCCACTGTTTAAGTAGAGTACTTAAACAGTGGCCTGCAAATCAACTATCAAACTTATTTTACGGCAGTGAGCTGGCTATGGCCTTACTCTCAAATGCTCCCTCAAGCTCTATCACTAAATGGCTGTCGTCATCATCTCCTCCGATCAGCAATACCAAATCACTGATAATATCATCTCCTTTTGAGTAAAAGGCAATCTCACTATCCTTTTCCGATAACTCCATCATCAATTCATACTTTTCCTTTTTCAACCCTTTGGCTAAGGCTTTAAAATCAGCTTTCGCTTCACTTCCACTAACAGGAAGTTTGAAAAGTTTCATTCTCTCCACTGACTTGGCAATTGCCTTCATCCCTTCTTCATCGAAATCAATATCAAACCCATCTGCAAAATCAAAAAAGCTTC harbors:
- the lpdA gene encoding dihydrolipoyl dehydrogenase, encoding MEKFDAVIIGAGQSGMPLAKKISQKGLSVALIEKRAIGGTCINDGCSPTKTMVHSAKVAHLVSRAEDFGIRIENYKISQKGVKNRKNHIVEQFRGGAEKGLKKADNIKIIMGSAQFKSNHILSINTGKDEFEIYGDKILINTGSEPRIPEIKGLINSPFLTSTSIMDLNETPEHLIILGGGYIGLEFAQMFSRFGSKVTIIDKSERLVPKEDKDVSEEICAIFNEEGISTIFNAGVNEVTFRDNSFTLSYKNSEKEEKLKGTHLLIATGRIPSTKNLGLENAGIKTTSSGHVKVNNYFETNISNVYALGDVAGSPPFTHIAYHDAHLAFQHIYEKTSHSKEDRLVPYCIFIDPQLGRIGLNEAEAIEKGIKYKTGKFLMKHAGRALEVDETKGFFKVLVDPETKQIIGATILSMDGGEILAVLQMAMLGNITYDTIATLPIAHPTLAESLNNLMMQIEK
- a CDS encoding DUF4252 domain-containing protein; translated protein: MKKLLMIVALMGVSLFAQAQSKSVASLYEKYKGNEEFFHLDLAGSFFDFADGFDIDFDEEGMKAIAKSVERMKLFKLPVSGSEAKADFKALAKGLKKEKYELMMELSEKDSEIAFYSKGDDIISDLVLLIGGDDDDSHLVIELEGAFESKAIASSLP